The proteins below are encoded in one region of Micromonospora yangpuensis:
- a CDS encoding alpha/beta fold hydrolase, with amino-acid sequence MISAASSSRVSDRDRRDQEVRWHPSEDPRLPDLEVATVAVPLDHDDVDGRQIDIGLARHRATDPAARLGVLLVCPDDPGNRGTVLLPRLRQSLPDDVLTHFDLVGFDHRFSGSSTPLTAGLSQEDCYWAFHHPVSFEQEVEFQRDLVARCFRAVGPMLPYITTRNIARDIDVLRSALGEERISLLGHSYGSYIAAVYSQLFGRHADRLVLDSVIDPAWVWQGLFTNVAEGAQHGLGRWARWVATEGAALGLGGTSAEVIGYVERLLTEARARPPRLGPITLDEGMLRMTIVIMLSDDATYGPLAVLLRAAAGDAPLDDGTQAMFGAMFGQPREESGAIAQLAILGGEARWSRDLNSYRAAVKADAERLPLVGATMAMPKAGTFWPVDPTEPPTEIGPGNVAPGLLLVQSEHDPFTPASGARHLRELLPDNSRLVVAAGVAAHRLFPFHGHPAVDGVVRDYLLTGDLPPADSTVGADHTAPTEEDS; translated from the coding sequence GTGATCAGCGCAGCGAGCAGCAGCCGGGTGTCGGATCGGGACCGTCGGGACCAGGAGGTCCGATGGCACCCGTCGGAGGATCCCCGGCTGCCCGACCTGGAGGTGGCGACCGTCGCGGTGCCCCTCGACCACGACGACGTCGACGGCCGACAGATCGACATCGGCCTGGCCCGGCACCGGGCGACCGACCCCGCTGCCCGCCTCGGCGTGCTGCTGGTCTGCCCGGACGACCCCGGCAACCGGGGGACGGTACTGCTCCCCCGGCTGCGTCAGTCCCTTCCGGACGACGTTCTCACGCACTTCGACCTCGTCGGATTCGACCACCGGTTCAGCGGATCGAGCACCCCGTTGACCGCCGGGCTGAGCCAGGAGGACTGCTACTGGGCGTTCCACCATCCGGTCTCCTTCGAGCAGGAGGTGGAGTTCCAGCGGGACCTGGTCGCCAGGTGCTTCCGTGCGGTCGGCCCGATGCTGCCGTACATCACCACCCGCAACATCGCCCGCGACATCGACGTGCTCCGGTCGGCCCTCGGGGAGGAGCGGATCTCCCTGCTCGGTCACTCGTACGGCAGCTACATCGCCGCGGTCTACAGCCAGCTGTTCGGCCGGCACGCCGACCGGCTCGTACTGGACAGCGTGATCGATCCGGCCTGGGTGTGGCAGGGCCTGTTCACCAACGTCGCCGAGGGTGCTCAGCACGGGCTGGGCCGCTGGGCACGGTGGGTGGCCACCGAGGGCGCGGCCCTCGGCCTGGGCGGCACGAGCGCCGAGGTGATCGGCTACGTCGAACGGCTCCTGACCGAGGCTCGGGCCCGTCCCCCGCGCCTCGGGCCGATCACCCTCGACGAGGGCATGCTGCGGATGACCATCGTGATCATGCTCAGTGACGACGCGACGTACGGCCCGCTCGCCGTCCTGCTGCGGGCCGCTGCCGGTGACGCCCCGCTGGACGACGGCACCCAGGCGATGTTCGGGGCGATGTTCGGCCAGCCCAGGGAGGAGAGCGGCGCGATCGCCCAGTTGGCCATCCTCGGTGGTGAGGCGCGGTGGTCACGTGACCTGAACTCCTACCGGGCCGCGGTGAAGGCCGACGCCGAACGGTTGCCGCTGGTGGGAGCGACGATGGCGATGCCGAAGGCCGGCACCTTCTGGCCGGTCGACCCGACGGAGCCACCCACGGAGATCGGGCCGGGCAACGTCGCACCGGGACTGCTGCTGGTGCAGTCCGAACACGATCCGTTCACCCCCGCCTCGGGGGCCCGGCACCTGCGCGAACTGCTGCCGGACAACAGCCGGCTGGTGGTCGCCGCCGGGGTGGCAGCGCACCGGCTGTTCCCGTTCCACGGGCACCCCGCTGTCGACGGGGTGGTGCGCGACTACCTGCTCACCGGTGACCTGCCCCCCGCCGACAGCACCGTGGGCGCAGACCACACCGCACCGACCGAGGAGGACTCGTGA
- a CDS encoding alpha/beta fold hydrolase, whose amino-acid sequence MTRSPAELAGYHGQQLRWQPFTEPPLTGLEGAELSVPLDHAEPDGRTITLTVGRRRANRPDARRGVLLIGPGDDLGNRGLVLLGQLATMLPEPVLDHFDLVGFDHRFMGLSSPRQADLEAEERLWVFHHPRDFDHEVRFQARVAAKVAEHALDILPHATSRNIARDMDIIRGALGEERISYLGYSYGTYLGAVYTQMFGEHADRVVLDSMCSPDWVWRGLFTDFSPNGERALNRWASWAADQHDRYGLGATGPQVRATYDVLLDRAQVEPVGLGGFPLDRTLIRLIAVGMLNSELAYEHLGDIVRAAAHGGPLSPETMAYLAPMFGQPKEETGTIAQLAILAGDWAWPRDPEYYERDMRLHAEKWPFAGAAMAGVKAPAFWPVLPREPVTALGAGNRAESMLLVAADQDMSTPLAAGRRMREVFAHNSRLVTVADTAHHRVFPFYGNTELNELVTAYLVDGHYPDTDPTVANPRRRL is encoded by the coding sequence GTGACCCGATCCCCGGCCGAACTCGCCGGCTACCACGGGCAGCAGCTGCGCTGGCAGCCGTTCACCGAGCCACCGCTGACCGGGCTGGAGGGGGCGGAGCTGTCCGTACCGCTCGACCACGCCGAACCCGACGGCAGAACCATCACGCTGACCGTCGGCCGCCGCCGGGCGAACCGGCCGGACGCACGGCGCGGGGTGTTGCTCATCGGCCCCGGCGACGACCTCGGCAACCGTGGTCTCGTGCTGCTCGGCCAGCTTGCCACGATGCTGCCCGAACCGGTCCTCGACCACTTCGACCTGGTCGGCTTCGACCACCGGTTCATGGGGTTGAGCAGTCCCCGGCAGGCCGACCTGGAGGCCGAGGAACGGCTGTGGGTCTTCCACCACCCCCGCGACTTCGACCACGAGGTCCGCTTCCAGGCCAGGGTGGCGGCCAAGGTGGCGGAACACGCGCTGGACATCCTGCCCCACGCCACCTCACGCAACATCGCCCGGGACATGGACATCATCCGGGGTGCGCTCGGCGAGGAACGAATCTCCTACCTGGGCTACTCCTACGGGACGTACCTGGGCGCGGTCTACACCCAGATGTTCGGCGAGCATGCCGACCGGGTGGTGCTCGACTCGATGTGCAGCCCGGACTGGGTGTGGCGCGGCCTGTTCACCGACTTCAGCCCCAACGGCGAGCGGGCCCTGAACCGCTGGGCGTCCTGGGCGGCCGATCAGCACGATCGGTACGGACTGGGTGCCACCGGACCGCAGGTCCGCGCCACCTACGACGTGCTGCTCGACCGGGCCCAGGTGGAGCCGGTCGGGTTGGGCGGCTTCCCGCTGGACCGCACGTTGATCCGGCTGATCGCGGTCGGGATGCTCAACAGCGAGCTGGCGTACGAGCATCTGGGGGACATCGTGCGGGCCGCCGCGCACGGCGGGCCGCTGAGCCCGGAGACGATGGCCTACCTGGCACCGATGTTCGGCCAGCCCAAGGAGGAGACCGGCACCATCGCCCAGCTGGCGATCCTGGCCGGTGACTGGGCCTGGCCCCGGGACCCGGAGTACTACGAGCGGGACATGCGACTGCACGCGGAGAAGTGGCCGTTCGCCGGTGCCGCGATGGCCGGCGTCAAGGCACCCGCGTTCTGGCCGGTCCTGCCCCGGGAACCGGTCACGGCACTGGGTGCGGGCAACCGGGCGGAGAGCATGCTGCTGGTCGCCGCCGACCAGGACATGTCCACTCCCCTCGCGGCCGGCCGGCGGATGCGGGAGGTCTTCGCGCACAACTCCCGGCTGGTGACGGTCGCCGACACCGCGCACCACCGGGTCTTTCCCTTCTACGGCAACACGGAGCTGAACGAACTCGTCACCGCCTACCTGGTGGACGGCCACTACCCGGACACCGACCCGACAGTTGCGAACCCGAGGAGGCGGCTGTGA
- a CDS encoding SDR family oxidoreductase yields MTASGPLTGRIALVTGASSGIGAATARALAAQGAVVVVTARRADRLEALAKEIGATGGEAWAYEADVTDQHRCETMVAEVVDRYGHLDVLVNNAGLLLLGPIEHAPIYEWRQMVEVNLFAGWRLTHLALPHLLAAAEHGSRQVADVVFVGSVGRYLAGPVSGVYDATKSAVASFAESLRKQVARRHVRVAVVEPGFVAPTELPTQSRPEILSALSGNFDPGTPITPEDAASAVVFAVGQPRHAAVSNLVLRPTEQLD; encoded by the coding sequence GTGACCGCGTCAGGACCGTTGACCGGACGGATCGCCCTGGTGACCGGGGCGTCCAGCGGAATCGGCGCCGCCACCGCGCGGGCGCTTGCCGCCCAGGGTGCCGTCGTGGTGGTGACCGCCCGGCGCGCCGACCGGCTGGAGGCACTGGCCAAGGAGATCGGCGCCACCGGTGGCGAGGCGTGGGCGTACGAGGCCGACGTGACCGACCAACACCGTTGCGAGACGATGGTGGCCGAGGTCGTCGACCGGTACGGCCACCTGGACGTGCTGGTCAACAACGCCGGGTTGCTGCTGCTCGGCCCGATCGAGCACGCCCCGATCTACGAGTGGCGGCAGATGGTGGAGGTGAACCTGTTCGCCGGCTGGCGGCTCACGCACCTGGCCCTGCCCCATCTGCTCGCCGCAGCCGAGCACGGGTCGCGTCAGGTGGCGGACGTGGTGTTCGTCGGCTCCGTCGGCCGCTACCTGGCCGGCCCCGTCTCCGGTGTCTACGACGCCACGAAGTCGGCGGTGGCGTCGTTCGCCGAGTCCCTGCGTAAGCAGGTCGCCCGCCGGCACGTGCGGGTCGCGGTGGTGGAACCGGGATTCGTCGCCCCGACGGAACTACCCACGCAGAGTCGGCCGGAGATCCTCTCGGCGCTGAGCGGGAACTTCGACCCGGGCACTCCGATCACCCCCGAGGACGCCGCGTCGGCGGTCGTGTTCGCCGTGGGGCAGCCCCGGCACGCCGCGGTCAGCAACCTCGTCCTACGCCCCACCGAGCAGCTGGACTGA